In Haematobia irritans isolate KBUSLIRL chromosome 1, ASM5000362v1, whole genome shotgun sequence, a genomic segment contains:
- the LOC142233354 gene encoding uncharacterized protein LOC142233354 codes for MYKNKKIRNSGQSQIKKNIKRRVSTSSDEEDEMVLLRRKIKETEEQLVALKETQALPAVEESSQTCDDDDDEQLLGSKFHEKMICIGNNIYCRAIIHNMALGTSHKSSHVARKLLEGVFKIDILKKATLTGQPPRAQGLERQLEPVVALNYKAREAIIDFSFRVAKERNWEQQSKKDVERAMSQRLGEIKRRQ; via the exons atgtacaaaaataaaaaaataagaaacagcGGGCAatcgcaaataaaaaaaaatattaaaagacgTGTAAGTACGTCCAGCGACGAG GAAGATGAAATGGTTCTTCTACGAAGAAAAATCAAAGAGACAGAGGAGCAACTCGTTGCCTTAAAGGAAACGCAGGCTTTGCCAGCAGTAGAAGAATCTTCCCAAAcatgtgatgatgatgatgatgagcagcttctaggaagcaaatttcatgaaaag atgaTATGCATAGGCAATAATATTTATTGTCGTGCCATCATCCATAATATGGCGTTGGGGACATCCCACAAATCGTCGCATGTGGCGCGGAAGCTGTTGGAAGGCGTTTTCAAAATAGACATTCTTAAAAAAGCCACGCTGACTGGACAACCTCCAAGGGCACAAGGATTGGAACGTCAATTGGAGCCAGTTGTTGCTCTTAATTATAAAGCCAGGGAGGCAATTATTG ATTTTTCGTTCCGGGTTGCAAAAGAGAGGAATTGGGAGCAACAATCCAAGAAGGACGTTGAGAGAGCAATGTCGCAGCGTCTTGGGGAAATCAAACGGCGCCAATAG